AAGAAATGCAGACCAATGAAACGGGTTGGATCCGGGCAACTCTCTGCCAAAATGGAAATCGGCAGGGTTGAGGTGTTGGAGCCGTAAATGCCGGTGTCAGACAGCTGTTTGTAGGTTTCTGGAATAACCTTCTCTTTGAGGGAAATATCCTCGAACACAGCTTCAATAATGATATCTGTGCCTGCAAAGGTCTCATCGCTGTCCGTTGCGGTGATGCATCCCAGAAGAGCGGCCTTCTTCGCGTCATCCATCCGGCCACGTGTGATGGCTTTGTCCACCAGCTTTTCAGAATAGCCTTTGCCCTTCTCGGCATTCTCAAGGCTCATGTCCTTGAGCACAGTCGGCAGGCCACGGCTTGCATGCGCCCACGCAATGCCGGAGCCCATCATACCAGCGCCAAGAATGGCCGAACTGCTTGCTTTCCACGCCTCGCCTTGCGGGCGAACCTTGCCGGATTTGATGGCCTGCATACCGAAGAAGAACGTGGAGATTGCAGCACGTGCCTCTGTTGAGCGTAGAAGCGCCGTAAAGCCACGGCTTTCAGTGCGCAGAGCGCTGTCAAAACCCATGCGCATGGAATTGACAGCAATGTCTATGACCTTTTCAGGTGCAGGCATCAGGCCGCGCGTTTTGTTGACCAGCATGGTTGGGGCCATTGCAGCCACCATGCGCACCTTGGCACTGTCTGCACCGCCGCCCGGGTAACGGAAACCCTTCTGGTCCCATGACTGAACAACAGCCTCCGGATTGGCTTTGATCCACGCTTTTGCCGCGGGAATAAGCTCCTCTTGCGTTTCCACCAGTGCTTCCACCAGTCCAACTTTGAGCGCAGCAGCAGGTTTAAGCTGCTTGCCTTCCACCAGCAATGGCAAGGCAGTTTCCAGACCCAGCTTTGCGGTGAGACGAATAACGCCGCCCGCACCGGGTAAAAGTCCCAGTGTTGCTTCCGGCAGACCAACGACCGCCTTTGGCGTGTTGAGCAGAATGCGATGGTTGCAGGCGAGGCAGATCTCAAACCCGCCACCCAGTGCTGCGCCATTGATGGCAGCCACCACGGGAACCGGGAGTTTTTCCAGAGCCCGCAGCGGGGCTTTCATCTCTTCCACGTAGGCAAAGATGTCTTGCGGATCCATACTGCCGTGGAGCATTTCT
The sequence above is drawn from the Pseudovibrio sp. Tun.PSC04-5.I4 genome and encodes:
- a CDS encoding 3-hydroxyacyl-CoA dehydrogenase NAD-binding domain-containing protein, translating into MSEYKYEKDVDGIVTITFDSQGKSANTMTRAWSEGMKELVAKLSTEEDLTGIVIASAKKTFFAGGDLEEMLHGSMDPQDIFAYVEEMKAPLRALEKLPVPVVAAINGAALGGGFEICLACNHRILLNTPKAVVGLPEATLGLLPGAGGVIRLTAKLGLETALPLLVEGKQLKPAAALKVGLVEALVETQEELIPAAKAWIKANPEAVVQSWDQKGFRYPGGGADSAKVRMVAAMAPTMLVNKTRGLMPAPEKVIDIAVNSMRMGFDSALRTESRGFTALLRSTEARAAISTFFFGMQAIKSGKVRPQGEAWKASSSAILGAGMMGSGIAWAHASRGLPTVLKDMSLENAEKGKGYSEKLVDKAITRGRMDDAKKAALLGCITATDSDETFAGTDIIIEAVFEDISLKEKVIPETYKQLSDTGIYGSNTSTLPISILAESCPDPTRFIGLHFFSPVDKMEVVEIIVGEMTSNETLRKAYDYVQQIGYLPIVVNDKRGFFTSRVFGTYLDEGLALMRDGMSPVAIERAAWKIGMPVGPLAVHDEVSMVLTKKIHETHIALDKRLGVENGFPADDSSNVKVGQAMVGLNRGGRHYGGGFYEYAADGTKKLWDGLTQFKERDLNVSMQDAEDRMMYRQAIETLRCLDEDVLRTEVEANIGSIFAIGFPAHTGGALQFIHGVGLEAFKTRADELAAAYGPRFKVTEAALNKLRSEKLAAA